A single genomic interval of Salinarchaeum sp. IM2453 harbors:
- the mvaD gene encoding phosphomevalonate decarboxylase MvaD produces MVKKTTAVAHPIQGIVKYHGMRDEKLRLPYHDSISVCTAPSKTTTTAQFSLDIDENQYQIDGETVTGSGAARLDRIVEEVQSRSSKLDKDYNVRLESQNTFPSNVGLGSSSSGFAAAAMALVGAADLELSKPEISAIARRGSSSAARAVTGGFSHLYAGLNDQDCRSERIETTIEDELRIVVGLVPAYKETDDAHAEAADSHMFDARRAHIGDQIVECRDALRSGDFDRVFKLAEHDSLSLAATTMTGPAGWVYWQPETLEIFEVVKSLREEQNIPVYFSTDTGATVYVNTKKEYVDTVEEAVSDCGVETMIWKAGGPARLTDDHLF; encoded by the coding sequence ATGGTCAAGAAGACAACCGCAGTTGCACACCCAATTCAGGGTATTGTGAAGTACCATGGTATGAGAGACGAGAAGCTTCGTCTCCCGTACCACGATAGCATTAGTGTCTGTACCGCCCCAAGTAAGACGACGACGACAGCTCAGTTTAGCCTGGACATAGACGAAAATCAGTATCAAATTGATGGAGAAACCGTTACAGGAAGTGGAGCAGCACGACTTGATCGAATTGTTGAGGAGGTCCAAAGTCGCTCCTCAAAACTCGATAAAGATTATAATGTCCGGTTAGAGAGTCAAAATACATTCCCGTCAAATGTGGGACTTGGATCATCTTCCTCAGGGTTCGCTGCAGCAGCAATGGCACTTGTCGGGGCTGCCGATCTTGAGCTCTCTAAACCAGAGATTTCCGCTATCGCCCGGCGGGGATCATCATCCGCTGCACGAGCTGTTACTGGAGGGTTTTCACACCTTTATGCCGGGTTGAACGATCAAGACTGCCGATCTGAACGAATTGAAACTACAATTGAAGATGAGCTACGGATTGTTGTTGGTTTAGTTCCAGCATACAAAGAAACGGATGATGCACATGCGGAAGCGGCTGACAGTCATATGTTTGATGCCCGTCGTGCACACATAGGTGACCAAATTGTTGAGTGTAGGGATGCCCTACGGAGCGGTGATTTCGACCGAGTATTTAAACTTGCAGAACATGACTCTCTATCTCTAGCAGCAACGACAATGACTGGCCCAGCTGGATGGGTATACTGGCAGCCAGAGACACTCGAAATATTTGAAGTAGTCAAATCGCTGAGAGAGGAACAGAACATCCCAGTTTACTTTTCAACCGATACGGGAGCCACCGTGTATGTAAACACCAAGAAAGAGTACGTCGATACTGTTGAGGAAGCAGTTTCTGATTGTGGGGTCGAAACAATGATCTGGAAAGCAGGAGGTCCGGCACGGCTTACTGATGATCATCTGTTTTGA
- a CDS encoding deoxyribonuclease IV yields the protein MSRQRVGAHVSIADGFPAAVSQIQEYGGNCGQVFVGSPRTWSVSSVDSSDATAFAELQATEDVRPWIVHGTYLINFATPNDDLAEKSVATVQEELNKASKLGIDYYTFHPGAHTGAGVEKGIRNIGSRLSELDIPDGMTVLLENTAGGGTSLGSTFQQLQEMRIRSEIDNDQLGVCIDSCHLYAAGYDFTTTTGLTEMVGEIEQTVGLDAIQYLHLNDSKHPCGSNKDEHQHIGKGQIGTTGFSKLINHDAFTDLPMVLETPVDEKGYAWNISQIQSLYDT from the coding sequence ATGTCGAGACAGCGCGTTGGTGCTCACGTATCGATTGCAGATGGATTTCCAGCAGCAGTATCACAGATACAAGAATACGGCGGGAACTGTGGTCAGGTATTTGTTGGATCACCGAGAACATGGTCTGTTAGCAGTGTTGACTCAAGCGATGCTACTGCATTCGCTGAGCTGCAGGCAACTGAAGATGTTAGACCATGGATCGTACACGGCACGTATCTTATTAATTTTGCAACACCCAATGATGACCTTGCAGAGAAGTCGGTAGCGACTGTGCAGGAAGAACTAAACAAAGCGTCAAAGCTCGGTATAGATTATTATACTTTCCACCCTGGGGCTCACACCGGTGCAGGTGTTGAAAAAGGAATAAGGAACATCGGATCGCGTCTTTCAGAGCTTGATATCCCTGACGGTATGACAGTTTTACTTGAAAATACCGCCGGTGGAGGTACTTCCCTTGGAAGTACTTTCCAGCAACTACAGGAAATGCGAATCCGATCAGAAATCGACAATGACCAACTTGGGGTTTGTATTGACAGTTGTCACCTGTACGCCGCAGGGTATGACTTTACAACAACCACTGGACTGACCGAAATGGTCGGAGAAATCGAGCAAACCGTCGGTCTGGATGCTATTCAGTATTTACACCTAAATGACTCAAAACATCCGTGTGGTTCAAATAAAGATGAACACCAGCACATTGGCAAAGGACAAATTGGCACAACAGGCTTTAGTAAACTAATCAATCATGACGCCTTTACTGATCTGCCGATGGTGCTAGAGACCCCTGTCGACGAAAAGGGATATGCTTGGAATATTTCACAGATACAATCACTGTACGATACATAA
- a CDS encoding zinc ribbon domain-containing protein has translation MTDNSQCPHCNTPTTSGSRYCPQCGNALPQRSCWMCNSSMDPDDRYCQYCGAEQGKLDPESRHKRFRRHIRRKVAKGWEIEHDWEDEVILVNRDIGNLFIHAALIPLTGGLGNLLYAYYRHTVKANRVFLSVEDYHPKPSGVSPQQSDVDTQEIDTEVGQRSANNELQVSGNYSGYIASIVLMTIGFAGLFTGEAPVMLVGFLVLLFGAGVFPSITERIARRYSLTANGTIRSVDKTTFEGETHRCMACGNEVAYGTERTYREEFVVGGIPLHTYTDGTNHYCPECAEHEHGTSSHPYSNQRTRDQSVESDASR, from the coding sequence GTGACAGACAATTCCCAGTGTCCCCACTGTAATACGCCAACAACTTCGGGATCTCGCTATTGCCCACAGTGTGGAAATGCTCTTCCGCAACGGTCTTGTTGGATGTGCAACTCATCGATGGATCCCGACGACCGGTACTGCCAATATTGTGGTGCAGAGCAGGGAAAGCTTGACCCGGAGTCTCGGCACAAACGATTTCGCCGTCATATTCGTCGTAAAGTTGCTAAAGGGTGGGAGATTGAACATGACTGGGAGGATGAAGTTATTCTGGTTAATCGCGATATAGGGAATCTGTTTATTCACGCTGCACTTATTCCTCTGACTGGTGGATTAGGAAACCTACTTTATGCCTACTATCGACACACAGTCAAAGCTAATCGTGTCTTTCTATCTGTCGAAGATTATCACCCGAAACCATCAGGAGTGTCTCCTCAACAATCTGATGTTGACACTCAAGAAATAGATACCGAGGTGGGACAACGTAGTGCAAACAATGAGCTACAGGTCTCTGGTAACTACTCTGGATATATTGCATCAATTGTCTTGATGACAATTGGATTTGCGGGATTATTTACTGGTGAAGCGCCTGTCATGCTTGTTGGCTTCTTAGTGCTCCTTTTTGGTGCTGGAGTATTTCCATCAATAACTGAGAGAATTGCACGTCGATACAGCCTTACGGCAAATGGTACTATCCGATCTGTGGACAAAACTACCTTTGAGGGAGAAACTCACCGGTGTATGGCTTGCGGAAACGAGGTTGCATACGGAACTGAGCGAACATACAGGGAAGAGTTTGTCGTCGGAGGTATTCCACTACACACGTATACTGATGGAACAAACCATTATTGTCCGGAGTGCGCGGAACATGAGCATGGGACTTCAAGTCACCCTTACTCAAACCAGCGCACAAGAGATCAATCTGTAGAATCTGATGCTTCAAGATAG
- a CDS encoding flagella cluster protein, with protein MGPKFSVHDHRHALKQLRDGGSTKLYETKAEIDCPVCGKAFQRLFITEKKTTSFPENDGRRFCILNEEQTVMMFRH; from the coding sequence ATGGGGCCAAAGTTTTCAGTGCATGATCATCGACACGCGTTGAAGCAACTACGCGACGGAGGGTCCACAAAATTATACGAAACAAAGGCAGAGATTGATTGTCCAGTATGTGGCAAGGCATTCCAGCGATTATTTATCACAGAGAAAAAGACAACGAGTTTTCCGGAAAATGATGGGCGAAGATTTTGTATTCTCAATGAAGAACAGACAGTGATGATGTTTCGACATTGA
- a CDS encoding M28 family peptidase: MGWIDSLYRSEIGWTTLESLADLTHRMPGSEGEQRGANLVEDKFSKLGLRNVRQEPFPITRWERIGSSLRANGTEFNCIGLPRSPSRSATGELVDLGYGLPGDFESANIDDSIALVEAGVPDYYGRYVHRREKYYRAVEHDAAGFIYYQHSPGQLAPTGSVGRSKQAIGPIPALGVSQEIGKRLSRKSTGDSVEISVNAEISQTESQNIHAAIGPRTDRRLLVTAHVDGHDIGQGAADNAAGVATVLEIAHALTHREDELDIGVECIVFGAEEVGLVGSSYEAETRDTTPYAVVNCDSVVASQELEINTNQYDCLQDPIRDTEADLGQPITVNPRIIPHSDHWPFVAQGTPGLMASAKTDKARGWGHTAADTFDKLSQRNLRDQSILLSELTVRLATSSYPLARKDPDSIAEALEEQGIATGLRATGDWPF, encoded by the coding sequence ATGGGTTGGATTGATTCGCTATATCGAAGTGAGATCGGTTGGACTACGCTTGAGTCACTTGCTGACCTTACTCATCGGATGCCCGGATCGGAGGGTGAGCAGAGAGGCGCCAATCTTGTCGAGGATAAATTTTCGAAGCTAGGATTACGGAATGTCCGACAAGAGCCGTTTCCGATTACAAGATGGGAGCGTATCGGAAGCTCATTGCGCGCTAATGGAACGGAATTTAACTGTATTGGATTGCCTCGAAGCCCTTCAAGATCAGCAACAGGAGAATTGGTTGATTTGGGGTATGGACTTCCCGGCGATTTTGAATCAGCTAATATAGATGACTCTATTGCACTAGTTGAGGCTGGTGTTCCAGACTACTATGGGCGTTATGTACATCGTCGTGAGAAGTACTATCGGGCAGTCGAGCATGATGCAGCGGGATTTATTTACTATCAGCATTCACCGGGGCAACTAGCCCCTACGGGAAGTGTTGGGAGGTCAAAGCAGGCAATTGGGCCAATTCCGGCACTTGGTGTCAGCCAAGAGATTGGTAAAAGGCTATCTCGAAAATCTACCGGTGACTCTGTTGAAATCAGCGTAAACGCTGAGATTTCACAAACTGAAAGTCAAAATATACACGCTGCAATCGGGCCGAGGACTGACCGACGTCTCCTGGTTACTGCACATGTGGACGGACACGACATTGGTCAAGGAGCAGCAGACAATGCTGCGGGAGTAGCCACTGTTCTTGAGATTGCACATGCACTGACACACCGAGAGGATGAACTTGACATTGGCGTTGAGTGTATTGTGTTTGGAGCAGAAGAAGTGGGTCTCGTTGGATCATCATACGAAGCAGAAACCCGAGATACGACTCCATATGCTGTTGTTAACTGTGACAGCGTTGTAGCCTCGCAAGAATTAGAGATCAACACAAACCAATATGATTGTCTGCAGGATCCGATTCGAGATACAGAGGCTGATTTAGGACAACCTATAACGGTTAACCCTCGGATCATTCCGCACAGTGATCACTGGCCCTTTGTGGCTCAGGGAACCCCCGGATTGATGGCGTCTGCTAAAACTGATAAGGCTCGGGGATGGGGACACACAGCAGCGGATACGTTTGATAAGTTAAGTCAACGAAACCTTCGGGATCAGTCAATATTGCTCTCTGAGTTAACGGTTCGTCTTGCGACGTCGTCATATCCATTGGCAAGAAAAGATCCCGATTCCATTGCAGAAGCGCTTGAAGAACAAGGTATTGCAACAGGGTTACGAGCAACCGGGGACTGGCCATTTTAA
- a CDS encoding universal stress protein, with translation MVNTILVPTDGSEHAERAAEEAFALAQKLDARVHILAVADSAVVAAATYTGASRPIREGLEEKAQERVNRLEQKGKEYKLDIVTGIKYGTPAKQIVEYAELNPIDMIIIGTSGRGGVERAIIGSVADQVVRTSPVPVLTIRPEATQAAE, from the coding sequence ATGGTTAATACGATACTTGTACCCACCGATGGAAGTGAACACGCAGAACGGGCAGCAGAAGAGGCGTTTGCGCTCGCTCAGAAGCTCGACGCAAGAGTTCATATATTGGCAGTTGCAGACAGCGCTGTAGTTGCAGCAGCGACATATACAGGAGCCAGTCGGCCGATTCGAGAAGGACTTGAAGAAAAAGCGCAGGAACGTGTGAATCGGCTAGAACAGAAGGGTAAAGAATATAAATTAGATATTGTGACGGGTATCAAATATGGAACGCCGGCAAAGCAGATTGTTGAGTATGCTGAATTAAACCCTATCGATATGATCATAATTGGGACAAGTGGCCGGGGCGGAGTAGAGCGGGCAATTATTGGTAGCGTTGCTGATCAGGTCGTGCGAACGTCGCCAGTCCCAGTACTTACGATTCGACCAGAAGCTACGCAGGCCGCCGAGTGA
- a CDS encoding metalloregulator ArsR/SmtB family transcription factor produces MAEGTERLCRYLEETEVNACRTEDAQNRITELRQLQSGIDESQVTEHVQILAAVGDETRYQIVQILSEAEDELCVCEITPLLSVSESAVSHALSKLTDADVIDRRKEGRWRMYSLTDRGKAIVQALEGSV; encoded by the coding sequence ATGGCAGAAGGTACAGAGCGGCTCTGTCGTTATCTGGAAGAAACTGAGGTCAACGCATGCCGAACGGAGGACGCACAGAACCGGATCACCGAATTACGACAACTCCAGTCAGGAATTGACGAATCACAGGTAACTGAGCACGTTCAAATTCTAGCCGCCGTTGGTGATGAGACTCGATATCAAATTGTGCAGATTTTATCAGAAGCAGAGGATGAGTTATGTGTCTGCGAGATCACCCCTCTTCTTTCTGTAAGCGAAAGCGCTGTCAGTCATGCCCTTTCGAAACTCACTGATGCAGACGTAATCGATAGGAGAAAAGAAGGTAGATGGCGAATGTATTCACTAACTGACCGCGGTAAGGCAATCGTTCAGGCACTTGAAGGATCAGTTTAG
- the ligA gene encoding NAD-dependent DNA ligase LigA, protein MVKQPDENPYITSPDTDFTPTESLNPDTAREQAQLLREAIRYHDFKYYIENNPVIADRTYDKLFNRLQTLEDTFDLSTPNSPTQRVGGKPVDSLPDVEHIRPMLSIDSDGDSAAVRNWANRVSKDIGDTQRDISFFCEPKFDGLSVEVIYENGTLSRAATRGDGSVGDDITENVKTIPHVPLRLRGEHPEYLAVRGEIYMPRDGFQKLNKERMESGKDPFANPRNAAAGTLRQLDPSTVAERPLSCFFFDVLAIRETEQWATKPVETHAKLHENLPNWGLRTTELASHVESIEEAIAYRDDLLDQRDSLNYEIDGVVIKVNDRSLCEELGATSRHYRWAFAYKFPPRTEETILREIIVQVGRTGRLTPVALLDPVDVGGVTVSRASLHNPAQIEELGVGIGDKVKITRAGDVIPQVTDVLEHQGPQYQFPDRCPACGSPIERDGPMAFCTGGMACDRQLVRAVTHYASDAGLDIEGLGEQTAKQLYEAKLIEDGIADLYAISVQDLTGLDGWGTKSAKNLLDAIESSKSPPLSDFIAAIGIRGVGPTVAQDLASEFTTFDAFMNATQGQLKAVEGIGQKTANTIVEFFDTEHNQTEIMRLLNQGVRPEPAEQTVSAELDGLTFVFTGALDQYTRDEAQELVESHGARATSSVSGNTDYLVTGDNPGSRKISDANENDVTQIDEDQFLTLLEQESVLTSSEY, encoded by the coding sequence ATGGTCAAGCAACCTGACGAGAACCCATATATCACGTCTCCTGATACCGATTTCACTCCCACAGAATCCCTTAATCCGGACACAGCTAGAGAACAAGCTCAACTGCTCCGCGAGGCGATTCGATATCATGACTTCAAGTACTACATTGAAAATAATCCCGTTATTGCAGATCGAACATACGATAAGTTGTTTAACCGATTACAAACGCTGGAGGACACTTTCGACCTGTCTACGCCAAATAGCCCGACCCAACGAGTAGGTGGTAAACCGGTTGACAGCTTGCCGGATGTCGAGCATATACGCCCAATGCTGTCCATCGACTCGGATGGTGATTCTGCAGCAGTCAGGAATTGGGCAAACCGGGTGTCTAAAGATATTGGTGATACACAACGAGATATCTCTTTTTTTTGTGAACCGAAGTTTGATGGGCTATCGGTAGAAGTTATTTACGAAAATGGAACACTTTCTCGCGCTGCGACACGCGGTGATGGGAGCGTTGGGGATGACATTACTGAGAATGTAAAGACCATCCCCCATGTCCCATTGCGATTACGTGGAGAACATCCAGAGTATCTTGCTGTTCGAGGAGAGATATATATGCCTCGTGACGGATTTCAAAAACTCAACAAAGAGCGCATGGAATCTGGAAAGGATCCGTTTGCTAATCCACGGAACGCTGCGGCTGGTACGCTCAGACAACTTGATCCATCAACTGTCGCTGAACGTCCACTCTCTTGCTTTTTCTTTGATGTACTAGCAATCAGAGAGACAGAACAATGGGCAACTAAACCAGTTGAAACCCACGCAAAACTACACGAGAACCTTCCAAACTGGGGACTACGTACGACTGAACTAGCTTCACACGTAGAAAGTATTGAGGAGGCAATTGCATACCGTGATGATTTACTTGATCAGCGGGACTCATTAAACTATGAAATTGACGGGGTCGTTATCAAAGTCAACGACCGATCGCTATGTGAGGAGTTAGGAGCTACTTCAAGACACTATCGATGGGCATTCGCGTACAAGTTTCCTCCAAGGACAGAAGAGACGATACTCCGGGAGATTATTGTCCAGGTTGGCCGCACTGGCCGGTTAACACCGGTCGCTTTATTGGATCCGGTTGATGTCGGTGGCGTAACTGTTTCTCGAGCAAGCTTACATAACCCTGCTCAAATCGAAGAACTCGGTGTTGGCATAGGTGACAAAGTAAAGATCACACGGGCAGGCGATGTTATCCCACAGGTAACCGATGTACTGGAACATCAGGGACCACAGTATCAATTTCCGGACCGATGTCCTGCTTGTGGAAGCCCAATTGAACGAGATGGCCCAATGGCCTTCTGCACGGGAGGGATGGCCTGCGATCGACAACTCGTGCGGGCAGTTACTCATTACGCTAGTGATGCAGGACTTGACATTGAGGGACTGGGGGAACAAACAGCCAAACAACTTTATGAAGCCAAATTAATTGAAGATGGAATTGCGGATCTTTACGCTATCTCTGTGCAGGACCTGACTGGACTTGATGGATGGGGAACAAAAAGTGCAAAAAACCTACTGGATGCAATTGAGTCAAGCAAGTCACCTCCCCTCTCTGATTTTATCGCAGCAATAGGTATTCGAGGCGTTGGTCCAACTGTTGCACAAGATCTTGCCTCAGAATTTACGACGTTTGACGCATTTATGAATGCCACACAAGGGCAACTTAAAGCCGTGGAGGGAATCGGACAGAAAACCGCAAACACTATTGTGGAATTTTTTGATACAGAACATAACCAGACAGAGATTATGCGACTATTAAACCAAGGAGTACGCCCTGAACCAGCAGAACAGACGGTGAGTGCAGAATTAGACGGACTGACGTTTGTTTTCACAGGGGCCCTTGACCAATACACAAGAGATGAAGCTCAAGAATTAGTCGAATCACACGGGGCCCGAGCAACGTCTTCTGTCTCTGGAAATACAGATTATCTCGTGACTGGGGACAATCCAGGTAGCCGTAAAATCAGTGATGCCAATGAAAATGACGTTACGCAAATTGATGAAGACCAGTTTCTTACACTTCTCGAGCAGGAAAGCGTCCTGACTTCCTCTGAATACTAA
- the nth gene encoding endonuclease III, with protein sequence MGTPLELRSRQASEVINRLSEEYPDSSISLIYSNRLELLISVILSAQCTDERVNQVTDNLFDKFQSLNDFASASEDEIADMIDSVTYYNNKARYIRNACQMIRDHHDGEVPETMEELTNLPGVGRKTANVVLQHGHNITEGIVVDTHVQRQTRRLGLTDHKRPEKIERELMDYLPQNDWQQFTHLLIDHGRAVCTARSPSCHGCVLSDICPSEQGDSKVDLATGEEWN encoded by the coding sequence ATGGGAACTCCCCTCGAACTTCGATCAAGACAGGCATCGGAAGTTATTAACCGTCTGTCTGAAGAGTATCCTGATAGTTCAATTTCACTTATCTATTCCAACCGACTCGAGTTACTAATCTCCGTGATTTTATCTGCTCAGTGCACAGATGAGCGAGTTAATCAGGTGACCGACAACCTGTTTGATAAATTCCAGTCGCTAAACGACTTTGCCAGTGCGTCAGAAGACGAGATTGCGGATATGATCGATTCGGTTACATATTATAACAACAAAGCTCGATATATCCGTAATGCGTGCCAGATGATCAGAGATCATCACGACGGTGAGGTTCCAGAGACAATGGAAGAACTCACGAATCTTCCAGGCGTCGGAAGAAAAACAGCGAATGTTGTTCTTCAACATGGGCATAATATCACGGAAGGGATTGTTGTTGATACTCATGTCCAACGCCAAACGCGCCGACTTGGATTAACTGATCACAAGCGACCCGAAAAAATTGAGCGCGAATTAATGGATTATCTGCCGCAAAACGATTGGCAGCAATTTACACATTTGCTGATCGACCACGGTCGAGCAGTTTGCACAGCGCGGAGTCCAAGCTGTCATGGCTGTGTTTTATCTGACATATGTCCATCTGAGCAGGGCGACTCCAAAGTTGACCTTGCAACCGGGGAAGAGTGGAACTAA
- a CDS encoding metallophosphoesterase produces MGTKSNNRTYYVISDLHIGGDEQLKEIDFLDELIDFLTELETTDEDAELIINGDAFGLWEFTELEGIEKFEMLEETYPSLFEQFKSTGKNIDITLLPGNHDHELAAYEEYVDRLEKYNINLVQERSVKRTLDGQVIHFEHGHQQDPNNKVEDWGNPHASPLGYYYNTLVTSRAGQLSDRGKFNWLKDVQAVTPTERVPVWLFSKYFYREMNPLLRYSLFPFLLLFNISVLLAVLSGLDIVGIWSMPIEEIEALFVSLGRPGTAIWTFLTVNIIIAGLILLVGIPLYFLRRDIRKTVNRFGVFETELTVDPERPYQDYAEELFTNEEHTTLFCYGHTHRPGVQSVDGGMIVNSGTWLKRLHRRDGIIGILPPVFYPSYQLSTVRISSAEQADAIAVDFIEVQKPSPATEELTWTERFFTVGREPDLHLPDRRVIDQEGDCKQIRTVRDSE; encoded by the coding sequence ATGGGCACAAAGTCTAATAATCGTACTTACTATGTCATCAGCGACCTCCATATCGGTGGGGACGAACAACTAAAAGAGATTGACTTTCTTGATGAATTGATTGATTTTCTTACAGAGTTAGAAACAACAGACGAAGATGCTGAATTAATAATTAATGGGGACGCCTTTGGTTTATGGGAATTCACCGAGTTGGAAGGTATCGAGAAGTTTGAGATGCTTGAGGAGACATACCCGTCGTTATTTGAGCAGTTCAAGTCTACCGGGAAGAATATCGATATCACACTTCTTCCGGGAAATCATGATCATGAGTTAGCTGCATATGAGGAATACGTTGACAGGTTAGAAAAGTATAATATTAATCTCGTGCAGGAGAGGTCGGTCAAGCGAACACTTGATGGGCAGGTGATTCATTTTGAGCACGGACATCAACAAGACCCAAACAACAAGGTTGAGGACTGGGGCAATCCACATGCCTCTCCACTTGGGTATTACTATAATACACTGGTAACAAGTCGTGCTGGACAATTATCTGATCGGGGAAAATTCAACTGGCTCAAAGATGTTCAAGCTGTTACGCCCACCGAGCGGGTACCAGTGTGGTTATTCTCAAAATATTTTTACCGGGAGATGAATCCGCTGTTGCGGTATTCGCTATTTCCATTTCTTCTCTTGTTTAATATTAGTGTTCTTCTTGCAGTTCTTTCTGGGCTTGATATTGTGGGGATATGGTCAATGCCAATCGAAGAAATAGAGGCCCTTTTCGTGTCGTTGGGTCGTCCTGGTACAGCCATTTGGACATTCTTAACAGTCAACATCATCATCGCCGGACTGATTCTTCTTGTTGGGATTCCTCTGTATTTCCTTCGTCGAGACATCCGCAAGACAGTTAATCGGTTTGGGGTGTTTGAAACAGAACTCACTGTCGACCCTGAAAGACCATATCAAGACTACGCAGAAGAACTTTTTACTAATGAAGAGCATACCACGCTTTTCTGTTATGGACACACGCACCGTCCAGGTGTACAGTCAGTTGACGGCGGCATGATTGTGAATTCAGGCACCTGGCTCAAGCGACTCCATCGTCGAGATGGAATTATTGGCATTCTTCCCCCTGTTTTCTACCCTTCATATCAATTGTCAACGGTTCGTATTTCGTCTGCCGAGCAAGCAGATGCCATTGCAGTCGATTTTATAGAGGTTCAAAAACCGAGTCCAGCAACAGAGGAGTTAACATGGACTGAACGATTTTTTACTGTTGGTCGAGAACCAGACCTCCATTTACCTGATCGACGTGTTATTGATCAAGAGGGGGACTGCAAACAGATTCGCACTGTCCGTGACTCAGAATAA
- a CDS encoding glycine zipper domain-containing protein produces the protein MPRSSEEELTRTATRLSTVGGFAGAIIGSRNGPIGAAIGGVVGGATGYMLGNSIAQQQQHEDHRPVVIEIEDH, from the coding sequence ATGCCACGTAGCTCAGAGGAAGAACTAACACGGACAGCTACCCGGTTGTCAACGGTCGGCGGGTTTGCAGGGGCGATAATTGGATCGAGAAATGGACCAATTGGAGCTGCCATCGGCGGTGTGGTTGGAGGAGCGACAGGATACATGCTTGGAAACTCAATTGCTCAGCAGCAACAACACGAGGATCATCGTCCGGTAGTTATTGAAATTGAAGATCACTGA